The following proteins come from a genomic window of Castor canadensis chromosome 17, mCasCan1.hap1v2, whole genome shotgun sequence:
- the Ctdspl gene encoding CTD small phosphatase-like protein isoform X4 produces MDGPAIITQVTNPKEDEGRTPGVGEKASQCNVSLKKQRSRSILSSFFCCFRDYNVEAPTHNPSVLPPLVEENGGLQKPPAKYLLPEVTVLDYGKKCVVIDLDETLVHSSFKPISNADFIVPVEIDGTIHQVYVLKRPHVDEFLQRMGQLFECVLFTASLAKYADPVADLLDRWGVFRARLFRESCVFHRGNYVKDLSRLGRELSKVIIVDNSPASYIFHPENAVPVQSWFDDMTDTELLDLIPFFEGLSREDDVYSMLHRLCNR; encoded by the exons CTTCCCAGTGTAATGTCAGCTTAAAGAAGCAGAGGAGCCGCAGCATCCTCAGCTCATTCTTCTGCTGCTTCCGTGATTACAATGTGGAGGCCCCTACGCACAACCCCAGTGTGCTTCCACCACTGGTGGAGGAGAATGGTGGACTTCAGAAG ccACCAGCTAAATATCTCCTTCCAGAGGTGACGGTGCTTGACTATGGAAAGAAATGTGTGGTCATAGATTTAGATGAAACATTGGTGCACAGCTCATTTAAG cCCATTAGTAATGCTGATTTTATTGTTCCGGTTGAAATTGATGGAACTATACATCAG GTGTACGTGCTGAAGCGGCCGCATGTGGATGAGTTCCTTCAGAGGATGGGGCAGCTCTTCGAGTGTGTGCTCTTTACTGCCAGCTTGGCTAAG TATGCAGACCCTGTGGCTGACCTCCTAGACCGCTGGGGTGTGTTCCGAGCCCGGCTCTTCAGAGAATCGTGCGTTTTCCATCGTGGAAACTACGTGAAGGACCTGAGTCGCCTGGGACGAGAGCTGAGCAAAGTGATCATCGTCGACAATTCTCCTGCCTCGTACATATTCCATCCTGAGAATGCA GTACCTGTGCAGTCCTGGTTCGATGACATGACGGACACAGAGCTGCTGGACCTCATCCCCTTCTTTGAGGGCCTAAGCCGTGAGGATGACGTGTACAGCATGCTGCACAGACTCTGCAATAGGTAG
- the Ctdspl gene encoding CTD small phosphatase-like protein isoform X3 codes for MDGPAIITQVTNPKEDEGRTPGVGEKASQCNVSLKKQRSRSILSSFFCCFRDYNVEAPTHNPSVLPPLVEENGGLQKGDQRQVIPIPSPPAKYLLPEVTVLDYGKKCVVIDLDETLVHSSFKPISNADFIVPVEIDGTIHQVYVLKRPHVDEFLQRMGQLFECVLFTASLAKYADPVADLLDRWGVFRARLFRESCVFHRGNYVKDLSRLGRELSKVIIVDNSPASYIFHPENAVPVQSWFDDMTDTELLDLIPFFEGLSREDDVYSMLHRLCNR; via the exons CTTCCCAGTGTAATGTCAGCTTAAAGAAGCAGAGGAGCCGCAGCATCCTCAGCTCATTCTTCTGCTGCTTCCGTGATTACAATGTGGAGGCCCCTACGCACAACCCCAGTGTGCTTCCACCACTGGTGGAGGAGAATGGTGGACTTCAGAAG ggTGACCAGAGGCAGGTCATTCCCATACCAAGT ccACCAGCTAAATATCTCCTTCCAGAGGTGACGGTGCTTGACTATGGAAAGAAATGTGTGGTCATAGATTTAGATGAAACATTGGTGCACAGCTCATTTAAG cCCATTAGTAATGCTGATTTTATTGTTCCGGTTGAAATTGATGGAACTATACATCAG GTGTACGTGCTGAAGCGGCCGCATGTGGATGAGTTCCTTCAGAGGATGGGGCAGCTCTTCGAGTGTGTGCTCTTTACTGCCAGCTTGGCTAAG TATGCAGACCCTGTGGCTGACCTCCTAGACCGCTGGGGTGTGTTCCGAGCCCGGCTCTTCAGAGAATCGTGCGTTTTCCATCGTGGAAACTACGTGAAGGACCTGAGTCGCCTGGGACGAGAGCTGAGCAAAGTGATCATCGTCGACAATTCTCCTGCCTCGTACATATTCCATCCTGAGAATGCA GTACCTGTGCAGTCCTGGTTCGATGACATGACGGACACAGAGCTGCTGGACCTCATCCCCTTCTTTGAGGGCCTAAGCCGTGAGGATGACGTGTACAGCATGCTGCACAGACTCTGCAATAGGTAG
- the Ctdspl gene encoding CTD small phosphatase-like protein isoform X1, with protein sequence MDGPAIITQVTNPKEDEGRTPGVGEKASQCNVSLKKQRSRSILSSFFCCFRDYNVEAPTHNPSVLPPLVEENGGLQKGDQRQVIPIPSPPAKYLLPEVTVLDYGKKCVVIDLDETLVHSSFKPISNADFIVPVEIDGTIHQVYVLKRPHVDEFLQRMGQLFECVLFTASLAKYADPVADLLDRWGVFRARLFRESCVFHRGNYVKDLSRLGRELSKVIIVDNSPASYIFHPENANNEASCQSCPPNSTLVCELLCVQKRNIQGVVRSPNILGVLIPVIYMPIKIEIALC encoded by the exons CTTCCCAGTGTAATGTCAGCTTAAAGAAGCAGAGGAGCCGCAGCATCCTCAGCTCATTCTTCTGCTGCTTCCGTGATTACAATGTGGAGGCCCCTACGCACAACCCCAGTGTGCTTCCACCACTGGTGGAGGAGAATGGTGGACTTCAGAAG ggTGACCAGAGGCAGGTCATTCCCATACCAAGT ccACCAGCTAAATATCTCCTTCCAGAGGTGACGGTGCTTGACTATGGAAAGAAATGTGTGGTCATAGATTTAGATGAAACATTGGTGCACAGCTCATTTAAG cCCATTAGTAATGCTGATTTTATTGTTCCGGTTGAAATTGATGGAACTATACATCAG GTGTACGTGCTGAAGCGGCCGCATGTGGATGAGTTCCTTCAGAGGATGGGGCAGCTCTTCGAGTGTGTGCTCTTTACTGCCAGCTTGGCTAAG TATGCAGACCCTGTGGCTGACCTCCTAGACCGCTGGGGTGTGTTCCGAGCCCGGCTCTTCAGAGAATCGTGCGTTTTCCATCGTGGAAACTACGTGAAGGACCTGAGTCGCCTGGGACGAGAGCTGAGCAAAGTGATCATCGTCGACAATTCTCCTGCCTCGTACATATTCCATCCTGAGAATGCA AATAATGAAGCCAGCTGCCAATCGTGTCCTCCCAATAGCACTCTGGTCTGTGAACTTCTATGCGTTCAGAAGAGAAATATTCAGGGGGTAGTAAGGTCTCCCAACATTCTGGGTGTTCTGATCCCAGTAATCTACATgccaattaaaatagaaatagccCTTTGCTAG
- the Ctdspl gene encoding CTD small phosphatase-like protein isoform X2 encodes MDGPAIITQVTNPKEDEGRTPGVGEKASQCNVSLKKQRSRSILSSFFCCFRDYNVEAPTHNPSVLPPLVEENGGLQKPPAKYLLPEVTVLDYGKKCVVIDLDETLVHSSFKPISNADFIVPVEIDGTIHQVYVLKRPHVDEFLQRMGQLFECVLFTASLAKYADPVADLLDRWGVFRARLFRESCVFHRGNYVKDLSRLGRELSKVIIVDNSPASYIFHPENANNEASCQSCPPNSTLVCELLCVQKRNIQGVVRSPNILGVLIPVIYMPIKIEIALC; translated from the exons CTTCCCAGTGTAATGTCAGCTTAAAGAAGCAGAGGAGCCGCAGCATCCTCAGCTCATTCTTCTGCTGCTTCCGTGATTACAATGTGGAGGCCCCTACGCACAACCCCAGTGTGCTTCCACCACTGGTGGAGGAGAATGGTGGACTTCAGAAG ccACCAGCTAAATATCTCCTTCCAGAGGTGACGGTGCTTGACTATGGAAAGAAATGTGTGGTCATAGATTTAGATGAAACATTGGTGCACAGCTCATTTAAG cCCATTAGTAATGCTGATTTTATTGTTCCGGTTGAAATTGATGGAACTATACATCAG GTGTACGTGCTGAAGCGGCCGCATGTGGATGAGTTCCTTCAGAGGATGGGGCAGCTCTTCGAGTGTGTGCTCTTTACTGCCAGCTTGGCTAAG TATGCAGACCCTGTGGCTGACCTCCTAGACCGCTGGGGTGTGTTCCGAGCCCGGCTCTTCAGAGAATCGTGCGTTTTCCATCGTGGAAACTACGTGAAGGACCTGAGTCGCCTGGGACGAGAGCTGAGCAAAGTGATCATCGTCGACAATTCTCCTGCCTCGTACATATTCCATCCTGAGAATGCA AATAATGAAGCCAGCTGCCAATCGTGTCCTCCCAATAGCACTCTGGTCTGTGAACTTCTATGCGTTCAGAAGAGAAATATTCAGGGGGTAGTAAGGTCTCCCAACATTCTGGGTGTTCTGATCCCAGTAATCTACATgccaattaaaatagaaatagccCTTTGCTAG